The sequence GTTCGTCTAATCTTTTTCTGTCTTTTGCAGACAGGTCGTTGATTCCGTTCTTGCCCATTTTACTGAGAAGTCTGTCGATTTCCTTTTCCCTTTCTCGCTTATCTGAATTGAACTGTTGATCGATGGTCAGATTTTTAGGTTTGTCGGGATAGAATCTATTTTTGATCAGATCTCGATTAAAATACCATAAAACTGCCACAAGGATAATTCCTAAAATCAAATATTCACTCATAGATATAATTAAAAATTAGGTTTATACAATGTTGAATAACATCATATAAACCCAATTAATTATTTACAAAAATAAGATAAAAATAATTATCTCTGCATATTTTTAGCTTCAATGCTCAAAGTAGCGTGTGGAAC comes from Chryseobacterium sp. 3008163 and encodes:
- a CDS encoding DUF6576 domain-containing protein, whose product is MSEYLILGIILVAVLWYFNRDLIKNRFYPDKPKNLTIDQQFNSDKREREKEIDRLLSKMGKNGINDLSAKDRKRLDELSKH